CGCACCGGGGAGACGGCGCAGGTCCGGGGGATCACGGTGGACGAGCTGGATCCGACGGGCGCGGGCGACGTGTACGTGGCGGGATTCGTCACCGGCACCCTGGCCGGCTGGCCGCTGGCGGACCGCCTCGCCTTCGCCGGGCTGACGGCAGCGCTGTCGGTCCAGGAGTTCGGCGGCTCCCTGTCGGCCCCCGGCTGGCCGGAGGTCGCCCACTGGTGGCGGACCGCCCCGGAGGAGCTGCGCGGCCGGTACGGCTTCCTGGACGACCTGGTCCCCCGCGGGTCGACCCCGGCCGCGCGCCGCAGGGCGGTGCCGACGATCGGTTTCCGGCACTCCGCGTAGCGCCCGTTTCACGGCGGAGAAAACCTCTCGGGGATGCCGCCGGGGCGTCGTAGGCTTGGTATTCCGGAGGTCGTCGAACGGCGCGGCCCCTCAGCGGGAGGTATGTGCAGGCCACAGTGCCGGCCCATGACTCAGACATCGACAGCCCACATCCCGGCGCCGGGGCAGGCGCGAGCCCACTTCACCGTTCCGGCCGCGCACCCGATGGTGAGCGTGCTCGGCTCGGGTGACGCCCTGTTGCGCGTGATCGAGAAGGCCTTCCCGAAGGCCGACATCCATGTTCGGGGCAATCAGGTCAGCGCGATCGGTGCGGCGGCGGAAGTCGCTCTGATCCAGCGCCTGTTCGACGAGATGATGCTGGTGCTCCGCACCGGGCAGCCGATGACGGAGGACGCAGTGGAACGCTCGATCGCCATGCTCAAGTCGAGTGAGAACGGCAACGGCCCGGACGAGACGCCCGCCGAGGTGCTCACCCAGAACATCCTCTCCAGCCGCGGCCGCACCATCCGTCCCAAGACCCTCAACCAGAAGCGGTACGTCGACGCGATCGACAAGAACACGATCGTCTTCGGCATCGGTCCCGCCGGTACCGGCAAGACCTACCTCGCCATGGCCAAGGCGGTGCAGGCCCTGCAGTCCAAGCAGGTCAGCCGGATCATCCTGACCCGGCCGGCCGTGGAGGCGGGGGAGCGGCTCGGCTTCCTGCCGGGCACCCTCTTCGACAAGATCGACCCGTACCTGCGGCCGCTCTACGACGCGCTGCACGACATGCTCGACCCCGATTCCATCCCGCGGCTCATGGCGGCGGGCACGATCGAGGTCGCGCCGCTGGCGTACATGCGCGGCCGGACCCTGAACGACGCCTTCGTCGTACTGGACGAGGCGCAGAACACGACCGCCGAGCAGATGAAGATGTTCCTGACCCGGCTCGGCTTCGACTCGAAGATCGTCGTCACCGGCGACGTCACGCAGATCGACCTGCCGGGCGGCGCCAAGAGCGGTCTGCGCGAGGTCCAGCGGATCCTCGACGGGGTACCGGACATCCACTTCTCGCGGCTCACGTCCGAGGATGTCGTCCGGCACAAGCTGGTCGGCCGTATCGTCGACGCGTACGAGAAGTACGACGACAGCCAGCAGCAGGCCCCCGGCGGCCATCAGCGGAAGTAGAACCCAGCGCACCATGTCGATCGACGTCAACAACGAGTCCGGAACCGAGGTCGACGAG
This genomic window from Streptomyces sp. NBC_01351 contains:
- a CDS encoding PhoH family protein, with the translated sequence MTQTSTAHIPAPGQARAHFTVPAAHPMVSVLGSGDALLRVIEKAFPKADIHVRGNQVSAIGAAAEVALIQRLFDEMMLVLRTGQPMTEDAVERSIAMLKSSENGNGPDETPAEVLTQNILSSRGRTIRPKTLNQKRYVDAIDKNTIVFGIGPAGTGKTYLAMAKAVQALQSKQVSRIILTRPAVEAGERLGFLPGTLFDKIDPYLRPLYDALHDMLDPDSIPRLMAAGTIEVAPLAYMRGRTLNDAFVVLDEAQNTTAEQMKMFLTRLGFDSKIVVTGDVTQIDLPGGAKSGLREVQRILDGVPDIHFSRLTSEDVVRHKLVGRIVDAYEKYDDSQQQAPGGHQRK